One genomic window of Cannabis sativa cultivar Pink pepper isolate KNU-18-1 chromosome 2, ASM2916894v1, whole genome shotgun sequence includes the following:
- the LOC115718834 gene encoding NAD(H) kinase 1-like, translating into MHQNTRNFFRRNQREPIPISGMASTSSNVNSTDDTSALSIKPKNGLSRSTSLLNITESAAQILIQQNPVQGTDDHVEKFSEASTSLSLPEQHSNDKKIESLASQSADQFEQGSGNNGKLPDVVVKDNDTRKASFKLSWRVEGEQSEQHKHDIVSFENGNITTTRGRSNQISLTWASHPMTVLIFTKLKSPPVDLVCEDMVRWLKDYKNLEIYVEPRVRKYLLEKSPYFEFVHTWRDGDDTEITLLHKEVDFVVTLGGDGTVLWAASKFKGPVPPVVPFSLGSLGFMTRFESERYKETLDSILKGPINITLRHRLLCRVIKYPTKSSDDETEDYTLVLNEVTIDRGESAYLTFLNCFCDGSFLTSVQGDGLILSATSGSTAYSLAAGGSMVHPQVPGILFTPICPHSLSFRPLIMPEHVKIRVEVPRKSRSHAWASFDGKGRIELKLGDALEISMAPWPVPTACLENSTTDFFNSIHEGLHWNLRKAQNFDGPTDLN; encoded by the exons ATGCACCAGAATACTCGAAACTTTTTCAGGAGAAATCAAAGGGAACCAATTCCAATTTCAGGCATGGCTTCAACTTCAAGCAATGTCAATTCTACT GATGATACAAGTGCTTTATCCATAAAACCTAAGAATGGCCTTTCCAGATCAACTTCGCTTTTGAACATTACGGAAAGCGCAGCACAGATACTTATTCAACAGAATCCAGTTCAGGGAACTGATGATCACGTTGAAAAGTTCTCTGAAGCTTCTACCA GCTTGTCACTCCCAGAGCAGCATAGCAATGATAAAAAGATAGAGAGCTTGGCTTCCCAATCAGCTGATCAATTTGAACAGGGCAGTGGAAATAATGGAAAATTGCCTGACGTGGTGGTCAAAGATAATGATACAAGAAAG GCATCTTTTAAACTGTCATGGCGTGTGGAAGGTGAACAGAGTGAACAACACAAGCATGACATTGTCTCTTTTGAAAATGGGAATATAACAACCACAAGGGGCAGAAGTAACCAG ATTTCTTTGACGTGGGCATCGCATCCCATGACTGTACTTATATTTACAAAGCTAAAGTCACCTCCGGTGGATCTTGTGTGTGAAGATATGGTTAG ATGGCTGAAGGATTATAAAAACTTGGAGATTTATGTGGAACCACGTGTGAGAAAATATCTTCTAGAAAAATCACCTTACTTCGAATTTGTTCATACCTGGAGAGATGGTGATG ATACTGAAATTACACTGCTTCACAAAGAAGTTGATTTCGTTGTCACTTTAGGTGGTGATGGAACTGTTCTTTGG GCGGCATCCAAGTTCAAAGGACCAGTCCCTCCTGTTGTTCCATTTTCATTAGGGTCTCTGGGCTTCATGACCCGTTTCG AAAGTGAAAGGTACAAAGAAACCCTTGATTCAATTTTAAAGGGGCCAATTAATATAACACTGCGACATCGTTTATTATGCCGTGTTATCAAATATCCTACTAAAAGTAGTGATGATGAAACTGAAGATTACACACTTGTTCTTAACGAGGTTACAATTGACCGCGGTGAATCAGCGTATCTCACCTTTCTAAATTGCTTCTGTGACGGTTCCTTTCTCACATCTGTCCAAGGTGATGGCTTGATTCTATCCGCAACATCTGGGAGTACTGCATATTCATTGGCTGCCGGAGGATCAATGGTTCATCCCCAg GTTCCTGGAATACTGTTTACCCCAATTTGTCCTCATTCACTGTCGTTTCGACCACTGATAATGCCAGAGCATGTAAAAATACGTGTGGAAGTGCCAAGAAAGAGCAGAAGCCATGCGTGGGCATCATTCGATGGGAAGGGGAGGATAGAGTTAAAGCTTGGGGATGCACTTGAGATTAGTATGGCCCCATGGCCTGTTCCCACAGCTTGTCTAGAAAAC